The DNA segment TCAAATTCACTATGGGGCAAAGCCTACCCGACAAAAGACTGTTTATGCAGTTGTATGGCCGTACGGGTACTAACTCCTGGACTGCAATACAGACGGGCATTTTCTTTACTGGCGTGGCGGGCGATTACCAGTTTAATTTTGTTATGCCGGCGGGAATGGATCAGGTGAAAATGGAATTCATGCGCCAGAATACAGGCAGTGCAATAGATGGATTAAATATCCCTTACACCATCGATAACTTCAGCATCATTCGCATAGAGCCCATTGCCTCCCAAACCACCACTGTCTGCGAACCCAATGCCGATCCCTCCGGCGAAAACGATATCTACAGGTATGGGTTTAATGGACAGGAAAAGAGCAACGAAATAAAAGGTAATGGAAACAGTTACACGGCAGAGTTCTGGGAATATGATCCCAGATTGGGCAGAAGATGGAATGTAGATCCGGTCATTAAGGAATGGGAAAGCCCCTATGCTTGTTTGTATAATAACCCAATTTCTATTATTGATCCAAGTGGGCTGGATGGAGAAGATCCTAAACCTAAGTTTAAAGATTTAGACCCTGTAGTGGTGGTTGGTAAGCGTAAACCAAAAGAAGGCGAAACTAGGTGGAATCCAAGAGTACCCAAGCCTGGTTCACTGGCAGATTTTAAGAACCTGATTAACGATTTTACTCCCCCTACTACTTTGGGAGGGATTAAACCTCCAGAACAAAAAGAATCTTTTCCAGCAATTCAAAGATATCACCGTGGAAGTAAATATTTTGCAGAAGGCTGGTACCCGGCTAGTTTTTATGAACTTACGACTTTTGATTGGGATAATGGTCAGGTGATGGATGAGTTCAATTATTTTGAAGATGAAGTTCTTGATAGGCAATTACAATTAGGATCGTTCGGTTCCTATTCAGGCCCGGTAGATGGTTGGTATGGTGGAAGAAGTTGGAATGGCTTTCAGGTCGATGACAGGGGTTACCTTACAGGTCGTCTTTATCATGGCTCAAGCGTTAAAGAAGCTAACGGGGCAAGAGTAATCGTTAAATTCCTGAACATTATTTCCAAATTAATGAGAGCAAGTCGTTCTCGTGCAAAGCTTTTGGGAAAAATTCAAAATACTAAACTTAGAAACCTTACGAATGATATATATAGGCCAGGGGCAGAGGTGGGCGATGGGAGTTCCATGGCTGCTTTTAGGTATACTCGGATAACCGGAAATCTTGTAGGAGGAAGCAATCATGCAAAAAAAATGTTGATTATTCGTAACGGATTGCTAAATGTACTTAGAACGCGGAATTTAAATAATTTTGACAAACGCTTGGCTCAAGAGTTATTAACTGATGTATTAAATGGGCTTCGAGGTTATTAAACTATAAATAATAGCTATGAACTTTGTAATTGTTAACGATGGTTATTATAATGAAATTCTCAAACGGCTAAGTTTATTTGTGCCGGATTTTGAAATCAATGATGACGAGCCCTATCTGGTTTTGTTTGAATTTTCTCAGTACATGATCGAAAATATTGAGAACGAACCTGTTTTGTTGAAATGTGTTAGTTTTATTAGTGATGCTGTGCTAAACGGAGGATATAAAACACATGAAGCAATAGCTTTACAGGTATTTCAGGTTTTATACTACAGGAAATCACATGTTGAAATATGTAGAAAATATTTAAGCAAAGAAGCTTTAGTGCTTTTTGAAAAATATTTTATAGAATATCTTAAAGATTACAAACAGTCGAATGAATAAACGGATGTCCTCATATACACGGTAGTTTGTAAGCTTTGGACAATAATCAACCTTACTGGGCGTAGGCACAACCTACGCCCCTATTTTTTGTAGCTTTTAGCTACCGGTTACCAATATGCAATAATTCTTTGTATATTCCCGTAATCTTATGCCATGAGACCTTTATTCTTTTTAACCGTTAGTTTACTCATAACCTGTTTTTCCTACGCACAGCAAAAACAGCAACCGGATAAACGCTTTTTACCCAAACCAGTAGGAGCCGTTAATGATTTCGGGGCCATGCTCACCCTGCAGGAAAGGCAGGCCCTCGAAAAAGAACTCACGCAGTATTGGAAGGCCACCACCAATGCTATTGTCATTCTCACCCTCGATTCATTGCCGGTGGATCCCGCAACAAAAACCAAGCAGACCATAGAACAAACAGCCCTCCTGTACTTCAACACCTGGGGAATAGGCGACAGCATAAAAAACAACGGCGTCCTTATCCTGCTCAGTAAATACGACCGGCAGGTACGTATTGAAGTAGGAAAAGGACTGGAGACAACACTCACCAATCAAATTTGCGCAGACATCATCGCGCAGCAAATAGTGCCGCATTTCAAAAAACAAGCATTCTTTACCGGTCTCAGCGAAGCTATACAGGCGCTGAAAAAAGAGCTAAGCCAGGGCAAGCAGTCTGCTGCATTGAAACCATCAGCTAAGTTTGATACCCGCAAACTACCTGCCACTGATAAACAAGGGATATTAGCGTTCATCATACCCGTTGCTATAATCATCATTATTTGGTCAATTGTCAAAAAAAACAGGAACAACAACAGGGCTGGGGCAGGGATGATCAACCCGGGATACCAGGACCAGGAACATTTGCTCAACAACATCAATGACCAGCACATCATCAACAATAGCATAATGGCTTCCGGCGCTATGGGTATGATGGATACTTCACCTGACCCCGGCGTGGCTTCTCCTCCTGATACGCCTGCTGCCAATGATGCGGGTTCCGGTAGTTTCGACAGTGGCGGCAGTAGTTTTGACGGCGGGGCCAGCAGCGGCGGCGGAGCCAGTAGCGATTGGTAAGACCAGGACAACCTAGCCCGTATAGCTATTTTAGGACGGACAGTATTCGCAAGCCATTTCATTTTTATCATTTTTTTCATTTTACCACATAACTCATCACGCTATTTGAGGTTCTTCCCTACTGTAAGTACGTTTGTGTGGAAAATGACAGTATAGAGGAAGCATTGCCTAAGCATGGGGGAAGCATAGCTGAAGCATACCCGAAGCATACCAATAGCATGCTAATAGCGTAAAACGAAATTATCAGCGACTTATGAAAAAGTGGCACGGTAGCTGGCGCCCCTGCAACAATGCTCTTTACAGGAAGAGGTGAACAGACAAACGGCAGTGGACCCAAAAAGAAGTCAGGAAAATTGAAACATAGTATCGGAATAAGGGAGCAAGGGTAGGGATCACCAATAGATCAGCTATAGATACGCTATACATACTCTATACCTGGACTATGGGAACTCTATACCTAAGCTATACCTTAGCTATACCTAAGCTATAGTTGACCCATTTCACGAAAAGCAGCGGTTTTAGCCAAAAACAGCAGGGCAACTGGCGCCTGTATACCAAAGCTCCCTCAAACTGGCGCGATTTGTCCCGCCCTGCGAAGCCTGTCCCGCTTTGCGCCAATGCGCTCTGCGGTGCCTGTTCCGTTTTACAAGAAAGCATGTCGCTCAGCCTTGTGCGGCTGGGTGCTTCTGCCAACAAAAAAGGGTCGCTGAACAATCAGCGACCCCAATAATCAATAACAAATAATCAATAATTAAAATCCCGCTTTCGCATCTCCCAGCTTCCCTTTCACATAATCAATCTGCGCCTGCAGGGCAGTCTTATCAGCCGCAATCGCTTTGGCTGCTTCCTTCTTCGTAACAATACCTTTCAGCCAGCCATTTACAACGGGCTCCAGGCCGAAATTCTTCGTTTGCTCCCGGAAATCAACAATAATATCAATGCCCTTCTTCAGGTTCTCGGTATTAGACACCTTCGACAGGAAATCGCTGAAAGAAGGCAGCAGGTTAAACTTGGCCTGTGACAAAGGCATATCACCTACTGCTTTGGCAATAGCGGTGAAACTGCTTTCATCGCCCGATTTGATCATCGTCTTCATCACGGCGCCTACCAGGGCTCCCTTTGTAGGTTGACCGGACAGACGCTTGGCTTCAGTAACCGCGGCAGCGCTGTCTACCTTGGCAAGGGCTTCCAGGGCATTGCCGGCTACTGTATAAGAAGAATCGCTCACGCTCTTTACAAACAGGTCCTTATAAGTAGTGCCTTCATAATTGGCCAGTGCTGTCAGGGCAGTAGCACGCACAGTTGACTTGGGATCATCTTTCGCAATGGCGGCGATCAAAGGCTCAAACGTCTTCTTATTTCCCTGGTTCTTCAGGTCCAGGCGGCTAAGGGCCAAACCACGGATACCAAAATACTTATCTTTCAACGCATCGGTCAGTATCGCAATCGCGCGGGGATCTGTTTGGTTGCGGGAGGCAAACTCTACAGCTTCGCGGCGGTCCATATACAGGCCGGCATACTTATACTGGTGTACATAATTATCCAGGTTCTTGTTATCCCTCTTTTCAGCCAATAAAGTCTTATCGCCATCCACATTCACCAGCTCAGGTTTGCTGGTATAAGAGAAAGTGAACGTATCTGTCTTATTCTCGATCCATACCTTATTGCGCACCTTGGTAGCGCCATTATATACATCAATGGCAATCGGTAACTTAAAGGCATCTCCGCTTTGGGTTTGCTTTACGATTACCTGTACCTTCTTGGCGGCATCATCATACACATAATCAATCGTCAGTTTGGGATGACCGGCTCCATAATACCATTGGTTCCAGAACCAGTTCATATCACGGCCTGTTACCTCTTCAAAAGCCAGGCGCAGGTGATGCGCTTCGGCAGCTTTAAACTTATTCGTTGTCAGGTACAGGTTCAGGGCTTTAAAGAAAGCACTGTCACCAACATAACTGCGCAACATATGTAAAATACGGCCACCTTTATTATAGCTCACCGCATCAAACATCGCTTCCTTGTCGGTATAATAAAAACGCACCAGGTCTTTCTTCTCACTGCCACTTTGCAGGTAACCGTTCATATCTGTATAATTCTGGGCGTCGCCGGCATCCTTACCATACTTATACTCATCCCACAACGTCTCGCTGTAATTCGCGAAAGACTCGTTCAGGGTCAGGTTGCTCCAGCTTTCGGTAGTCACATAATCGCCAAACCATTGGTGAAACAGTTCGTGGGCAATTGTGCTTTCCCAGCCGTTGCCGTCCACCAGTTCGCGGGCGTCCTGTTGGGCGCTCTCCTGGTGCAGGGTAGCGGTAGTATTCTCCATAGCGCCGCTCACATAATCACGGCCTACGATCTGTGAATACTTTACCCAGGGATATTCCACACCGGTGATCCTGGAAAAGAAAGCCATCATCTCGGGGGTATGACCAAAGATCTTTTTGGCCACAGGCGCATATTCTTTCTCTACATAATAATTAACCTCTTTGCCTTTATACGTATCCTTGATCACTGCATATTCACCTACGCCCATAAAGAACAGGTAAGGAGCGTGGGGCAGGTCCATATTCCAGGTATCGGTACGGGTGCCGTCGGCATTCTTCTTTTGGGATACCAGCTTACCATTCGAAAGGGTCACATACTTGTCAGGCACCGTCATAATCGTTTCCTGGGTTGTCTTCTGGTTGGGCTTATCAATAGTGGGCACCCATACAGAAGTAGCTTCTGTTTCACCCTGTGTCCAGATCTGTGTAGGCTTATCCTTCTCTTCTCCCTGGGGGTTAACAAAATACAGGCCCTTGGCATCTGTGATCGCTGCACTTCCCTGCACCTCCAGTTCATTGGGCTTGGCTGTATACTCAATATATATAGTATACTTTTCGCCGCCTTTATACGTCTTGTCCAGTTTTACATTCAATACCCAGCCGTCGTAATCATACTTCAGGGGAGAGGTTGCGGTGCCTTTTACCAGCGCCACCTTCTTAATTTCCATGCCTTTGGCATCCAGTGCCAGTGTGTCTGTGGCATAAAAATGGGGTTTCAGCGTGATCCACGCCTTCCCGTTCAGGTATGACTTTGAATAATCAAACCGTGCGTCAATCTTGGTATGCACCAGGTCATTGATCATGGGCACGCTCTCACGGTAAATCTTCTTCCAGGCAGTATCCTGCGCAGCCTCATGGGGTTGGGCCGATATGGTTTGTACTGTTAAAAAGGTTAAGCATCCGAATAATAGCTTCTTCATGAAATCAAATTTATGGCCGTAAATATAGGTTTATGCATCCTTAATATTTGCAAAAAAAGGTACAAGTGGCTGTTGACAACCATCAAATAAGTAGTTTTGTCTTAATATAGTAACTTACACCTTCATGAAGCGTATTGCTTTTGTTATTAGCTTGTTAGCATCCTGTACCATCGCCCGGGCGCAGCAGGACTATTTTGTATTCTTCTGGGCCGACAATCAGCAGCCTTTTTACGTCAGGTTAAACGAAAAAACATACAGTTCCTCGGCCATTGGCCACCTCGTCATATCCCGGCTTAAAGACTCTACCTATAACCTGGTCGTAGGATTTCCCAAAAAGCAATTCCCGGAAAAGACCTATATTATCTCCTTCAAGCAAAAGGACCTTGATTACCAGTTAAAATACAGCCCGGAAGAAGGATGGGTACTGGTCAATGCCCAAACATCGGAAACCGTCAGGCCACGGCAGGACCTGGTAAAAAATACCAACTCGTCCCTGGGCGAACGTAAAACGGGGCAATTTGCTACCCTCATGTCGGGCATTGTCAATGACTCGGCGGTCCTGTACAAAACGATCGTAAAAGTAGAGGCGCCCGTCCCGCAACCCCTCACTACTGCCCAACCAGCGCCTGTAACCGGGGTAGTGGCTGGGATTGATTCTGCCCAGGCAACAACGGGGACCCTCATGGTTGTCGTTGATACTACTACAAAAGTGGCCGCAACCGATACTGCAAAAATGGCTGGCGCCAATGGAACTGCAATAGCCAACCCACCTGTTGCCACTATAGGCATAGACTCGGCGGTAGCCACAGCGGGGGTAGATACGGCTGTTGCGGCAAAACAACCCGTAGCAACGCCTGCCCGGCCTTCCATCGTCCAATTACAGGAACGGTCAGGCGATACAGCAAAAGAACTCATCTTTGCGGATAGTTCCGCCGCAGGCACCGATACCATCTCGGTGGTCATTGACCTCCATAAAAAAGAGGAACTGCCGGCTCCCGGAGAGGTCATTGCAGCGCCCGCAAAAATTGATTCGGTAAAAGCGGTCATAGCCACCCCTGATACATCTGCGGTCAGGGAGCAGACAGTAATTATAAAGGATAAAGATTCCGCACAGGCCACAACGGTGGCTACTGCCGTAACAACGCCGGATACTGCGGTCATTGTCAAAGCGGCTCCAAAGGATAGTGCCATTGTGAAAGCAGATTCCACCGCCACTGCAAAAAAGACCTTCCTGCTCATGAACTCCGACTGTGTCAACTTCGCTTCCGAGCATGATGTAGACAAGCTGCGGGTTAAAATGCTCAGTGCCGCCAACGTGGATGACAGGATAGGGCTGGCCAAAAAAATATTCAAAACAAAATGCTTCGTTACCCGCTACATCCGTGGCCTGTCCGAACTATTTCCCAATGATGAAGGCCGCTTCAAATTCTTTGATGCAGCCTATCCTTTCGTCTCGGATACCGGCAACTTCCGTTCGCTGCTCGACCTCTTTACCGATGAGCTCTACATCGCCCGCTTCAAAGCGCTGGTGCGTATGTAATGCTCACAGCTAATTCCTACTTTCGCCCCATGAATCGTTATTTCCTCGAGGTCGCCTATAAAGGAACAAACTATGCCGGTTTCCAGGTACAGGAAAATGCTGTTACCATACAATATGAAGTGGAAAAAGTCCTGGCCGTCTTCTTCCGGCAGCCAATAACATTAACCGGTTCTTCCCGCACCGATACCGGTGTGCATGCCCGCCAGAACTACTTTCATTTTGATACGGACATCAGCATTCCGCAAAAAGCAGTCTATAACCTCAATGCCATGTTGCCGCCGGATATCGCTATCAACAAGCTGATCCCGGTAAAAGAAGGAGCGCACAGCCGCTTCGATGCCCTGGCCAGGGAATATGAATACTTCATCTACCAGTACAAAGCGCCTTTCCTTAATGACAGGGCCTACTACTTTCCATACACCCTCAACCTGCCTGCCATGCAGCAGGCCGCTGCCATCATTCTGGAGTACAGGGACTTTACCAGCTTCTCCAAACGCAATTCGCAGGTAAAGACCCATAACTGTACCATCCTATACAGTGAATGGGTGGAGCGGGAGGGAGGGCTCATCGTTTACCGGGTAAAGGCCAACCGTTTTCTCCGGGGCATGGTAAGAGGATTGGTGGGTACCATGCTGCAGGTGGGGCGCGGAAAACTTACCCTGGAAGGCTTCCGGCAGGTCATAGAAGCGCTCGATTGCAGCCAGGCCGACTTCGCCGTGCCCGGCCACGGTCTTTTCCTCGTAAAGGTGGATTATCCCGACGGATATTTTGCAAACACAATCACCGACTAAATACTTCGGACTTTTACTGCCATTCCTATTGCCGGCTACCGATTCCCTATTGCCGAAAGTACCTGTTCCCTCGTTGTCTGGTTGTCTTTTGCTCCCCCTAGCAAAAAATCTAACAAACAATGCTTTGAATTACTAAACTTTCGTACATTTACGATATAATCGTAGTTTAAATCATTGATTATGAAAATAATTACCACATCAGTACTTATCCTTAGTTTACGTGTTGGCGCCTATGCCCAGCAACCCGAGCCCCTCGTTTTAACCGTTAAGTACGACTTCATGCACGTCTACGACACCACCGACCGGGCCAACCCCATCCGCGAAACCATGTACCTCCTCGTAGGCCAGACCAGCAGCACCTACCGCCGCAGTCCTGCCGTACCCTTCATCAAGCCCAGCGCCGAACCGGCCGTACGCAGCAGTGGACCTACGATCACCGTAGCCGGTATGCCCATGGCCGTTGTCAGCGCTCCCGGCATCAGCGAAGGGGAACTATTTCAGTATCCTTCTGCCGGAACCTTCAAAACCTGCATCCACATCGCTATGAACGATTACCTCGTCGAAGACAAACTGCCTGTCATCAATTGGAAAGTAGGTACCGATACCAAAACCATCGGCGACTTCAAATGCCAGCAGGCTACTGGTACGTATGCCGGCCGCACCTACACCGTATGGTTCACCCCCGACCTGCCTTTCCGTAACGGCCCCTGGAAACTGAATGGCCTGCCCGGCCTCATCCTCGAAGCCAAAGATGCCACCGGTGATGTAGCCTTCACCTTTTCCGCCTTCACCAAAGCTGATTCCGGACAGGTCACCACATTCAGCAAAACCCGGCTCATCACCACCAACCAGAAAGCCCTGAACCGTGTGCGTGAAGCCTTCGATGAAAGCCCCGTTGCCACCATGCAGGCGCAACTGCCTGCTGGCTCTCCTGCCCCTATGTTGGCTTACCGCCTGCCTTCCGGAAAGACCGTGCGTGGCGAAGAAGCCCGGGAACTCATCGAGAAGAAAAGGAAAGCGAAGGATTCGAACAACAACCCACTTGAATTGAAGTAATTCATGAAAACCCTATTGTGGTGCCTCGTAGCCTTGTGGCTGCAGGCGCCCCTGTTGGCGCAGGTAAAACAGCTTACCGGTCACCTCAAAGGCCCGGGTGGGAAACCCTTGCCCCAGGCGAGCGTATCGCTCAGGAACAAGCAGGGACTTATTGTGCAATATGCCATCAGTAATGACAAAGGAAGCTTCCAGCTATCATTGCCTGATACTACTAGCCTCACAAGTCTATCGCTCGAAGTCAGTCACCTGGGTTACAAAAGACTGCTGACACCCTTGCAGGAAGGTAAATACGCTTATGAGCTACAACTCGAAGAGCAGGCCGTCCTCTTGCCCGAAGTACAGGTTAAGAACAGGCCCATCATCTCCAGCAAAGGCGATACCGTCAGCTACAATGTGCGTTCCTTCGCTCAGGAAGAAGACCGCAGTATCGGCGATGTACTCCGCAGGATGCCCGGCATAGAAGTGGGCGACGATGGCAAGATCTACTACAATGGCCAGCAGGTCTCCAACCTCTACATTCATGGCGACGACCTCATGGCAGGGCGCTATGGGTTAGCTACCAAAGTCATCAACAAAGAACTCATCCAGAGTGTCGATGTCATCAGGAATCACCAGCCTATTAAGGTCTTGCAGGATAAAACAACCTCCGATGCCGTCGCCGTCAACCTGGTATTGAAAGATGAGAACAGCCTTGCCCTCACCGGTCAGGCCATGCTGGCCGGGGGCTGGCTAAAACTATATGATGCAGCCCTCAATACCATCCTCCTCAACAAGCGCATGAAGATGATCAACGCTGCAAAGTCCAACAACAGCGGCGTCGATTACCAAAGCGATTATGAACAGTTGGGTTCCGACGCATTTTCATCATCAGGAGGTGGCGCCACACCCTCCAACCTGCTGTCGGGTGGCACCGTATCCAACCCCGATCTGCCGCGCCGCAACTACTATTTCAACAGGTCCGGCCTCATCAACCTCAACCATCTCGTCAATAACAAAAAAGGCGTCCAGTTCCGCACCAACGTTCAGGGCTTTAGCGACCGGCAGACCTTCGATTACAGCAGCACCGTGGAGCAATACCTGGCAGGCGACACCATCGTATACCGCGAAAAGCAGGACGCCCTGCGCAAGCCCTGGTTCATCAACGGTGCCTTCACCGTCATGGCCAATACCAACAAATACTATATCCGCAATAAAACCGACGTTCAACTCAAGGGAGACTACAATGGCAGTCAGTTGCAAAGCAATACCCTCAACTTTGGACAGCAATTGCGCAACCGGCAGCAGGCCTTCTCCAACGATTTCGATTGTAAGCCTTTCTCCAAAAGCAGGAACATGGTGGATATCCACCTTTACACCAGCTATGCTACCAATCCACAGCGCTTGTTCGTCGATCAGGGCTTGCACAGCGATATACTCAACGATAGCCTGCCCTATGCAGCCATCGTTCAGCAGGCCCGCATGCCTGCCTGGTACAACGAAGCATCACTGGGTTACATCATTCCTTCCAATACCAGGTGGATCACCCAGGAATATAAATTTGGATTCTCCAGCGAGCAGCAAACCCTCATCTCCGATCTGGAACTTGTACAGGACAATGGTAGCATCAAAGGCTATGAAGGAGATGTTGGTAACGATCTCCGCTGGTGGCGCAACGTCCTCCAGGCTTCCGCAAAATATTCACTCAACAAAGGGCGCTTCAATGCCAGTCTTTTTGTCCCCTTCATCTGGCAGGGCATCCGCTATCGCCAACCCGAATATGCCCTCGACAACCGCGACCGCCAGTTCTTCATTAATCCAACGGGCTGGGTAAAGTACCGGATCAATGTAGAAGATCACCTCCAATTCAGTTACCGGTATAATAACAACATGGGTAATATTTCCGGCGTGTACAGGGGGGCCATTCTTACCAACTACCGCTCCCTGCGCGCCAATGATGCCGGATTGCAGGAACGTTCCATGTCCAATGCCAGCCTCAACTACAGCTTTCAACGCGCCATCATCATGCTCTTCATCAATGCTGGTGTTGCCTACACAAAAACCACAGTCAACAGCCTCTATGCTTCCATCGTCACCGACAACATCCAGCGCAGCATCCTGCTGCCTTATGAGAACGATCAGAGCAGCCTCTCGGCCAATGCCGGCATCAGCAAATACATCTTTGCCCTCAAAAGCACCGTATCGGTAAAGGGTACTTTCTCCC comes from the Paraflavitalea devenefica genome and includes:
- a CDS encoding TPM domain-containing protein, coding for MRPLFFLTVSLLITCFSYAQQKQQPDKRFLPKPVGAVNDFGAMLTLQERQALEKELTQYWKATTNAIVILTLDSLPVDPATKTKQTIEQTALLYFNTWGIGDSIKNNGVLILLSKYDRQVRIEVGKGLETTLTNQICADIIAQQIVPHFKKQAFFTGLSEAIQALKKELSQGKQSAALKPSAKFDTRKLPATDKQGILAFIIPVAIIIIIWSIVKKNRNNNRAGAGMINPGYQDQEHLLNNINDQHIINNSIMASGAMGMMDTSPDPGVASPPDTPAANDAGSGSFDSGGSSFDGGASSGGGASSDW
- the truA gene encoding tRNA pseudouridine(38-40) synthase TruA; translation: MNRYFLEVAYKGTNYAGFQVQENAVTIQYEVEKVLAVFFRQPITLTGSSRTDTGVHARQNYFHFDTDISIPQKAVYNLNAMLPPDIAINKLIPVKEGAHSRFDALAREYEYFIYQYKAPFLNDRAYYFPYTLNLPAMQQAAAIILEYRDFTSFSKRNSQVKTHNCTILYSEWVEREGGLIVYRVKANRFLRGMVRGLVGTMLQVGRGKLTLEGFRQVIEALDCSQADFAVPGHGLFLVKVDYPDGYFANTITD
- a CDS encoding GLPGLI family protein — protein: MKIITTSVLILSLRVGAYAQQPEPLVLTVKYDFMHVYDTTDRANPIRETMYLLVGQTSSTYRRSPAVPFIKPSAEPAVRSSGPTITVAGMPMAVVSAPGISEGELFQYPSAGTFKTCIHIAMNDYLVEDKLPVINWKVGTDTKTIGDFKCQQATGTYAGRTYTVWFTPDLPFRNGPWKLNGLPGLILEAKDATGDVAFTFSAFTKADSGQVTTFSKTRLITTNQKALNRVREAFDESPVATMQAQLPAGSPAPMLAYRLPSGKTVRGEEARELIEKKRKAKDSNNNPLELK
- a CDS encoding M1 family aminopeptidase; amino-acid sequence: MKKLLFGCLTFLTVQTISAQPHEAAQDTAWKKIYRESVPMINDLVHTKIDARFDYSKSYLNGKAWITLKPHFYATDTLALDAKGMEIKKVALVKGTATSPLKYDYDGWVLNVKLDKTYKGGEKYTIYIEYTAKPNELEVQGSAAITDAKGLYFVNPQGEEKDKPTQIWTQGETEATSVWVPTIDKPNQKTTQETIMTVPDKYVTLSNGKLVSQKKNADGTRTDTWNMDLPHAPYLFFMGVGEYAVIKDTYKGKEVNYYVEKEYAPVAKKIFGHTPEMMAFFSRITGVEYPWVKYSQIVGRDYVSGAMENTTATLHQESAQQDARELVDGNGWESTIAHELFHQWFGDYVTTESWSNLTLNESFANYSETLWDEYKYGKDAGDAQNYTDMNGYLQSGSEKKDLVRFYYTDKEAMFDAVSYNKGGRILHMLRSYVGDSAFFKALNLYLTTNKFKAAEAHHLRLAFEEVTGRDMNWFWNQWYYGAGHPKLTIDYVYDDAAKKVQVIVKQTQSGDAFKLPIAIDVYNGATKVRNKVWIENKTDTFTFSYTSKPELVNVDGDKTLLAEKRDNKNLDNYVHQYKYAGLYMDRREAVEFASRNQTDPRAIAILTDALKDKYFGIRGLALSRLDLKNQGNKKTFEPLIAAIAKDDPKSTVRATALTALANYEGTTYKDLFVKSVSDSSYTVAGNALEALAKVDSAAAVTEAKRLSGQPTKGALVGAVMKTMIKSGDESSFTAIAKAVGDMPLSQAKFNLLPSFSDFLSKVSNTENLKKGIDIIVDFREQTKNFGLEPVVNGWLKGIVTKKEAAKAIAADKTALQAQIDYVKGKLGDAKAGF
- a CDS encoding DUF4476 domain-containing protein encodes the protein MKRIAFVISLLASCTIARAQQDYFVFFWADNQQPFYVRLNEKTYSSSAIGHLVISRLKDSTYNLVVGFPKKQFPEKTYIISFKQKDLDYQLKYSPEEGWVLVNAQTSETVRPRQDLVKNTNSSLGERKTGQFATLMSGIVNDSAVLYKTIVKVEAPVPQPLTTAQPAPVTGVVAGIDSAQATTGTLMVVVDTTTKVAATDTAKMAGANGTAIANPPVATIGIDSAVATAGVDTAVAAKQPVATPARPSIVQLQERSGDTAKELIFADSSAAGTDTISVVIDLHKKEELPAPGEVIAAPAKIDSVKAVIATPDTSAVREQTVIIKDKDSAQATTVATAVTTPDTAVIVKAAPKDSAIVKADSTATAKKTFLLMNSDCVNFASEHDVDKLRVKMLSAANVDDRIGLAKKIFKTKCFVTRYIRGLSELFPNDEGRFKFFDAAYPFVSDTGNFRSLLDLFTDELYIARFKALVRM
- a CDS encoding TonB-dependent receptor, yielding MKTLLWCLVALWLQAPLLAQVKQLTGHLKGPGGKPLPQASVSLRNKQGLIVQYAISNDKGSFQLSLPDTTSLTSLSLEVSHLGYKRLLTPLQEGKYAYELQLEEQAVLLPEVQVKNRPIISSKGDTVSYNVRSFAQEEDRSIGDVLRRMPGIEVGDDGKIYYNGQQVSNLYIHGDDLMAGRYGLATKVINKELIQSVDVIRNHQPIKVLQDKTTSDAVAVNLVLKDENSLALTGQAMLAGGWLKLYDAALNTILLNKRMKMINAAKSNNSGVDYQSDYEQLGSDAFSSSGGGATPSNLLSGGTVSNPDLPRRNYYFNRSGLINLNHLVNNKKGVQFRTNVQGFSDRQTFDYSSTVEQYLAGDTIVYREKQDALRKPWFINGAFTVMANTNKYYIRNKTDVQLKGDYNGSQLQSNTLNFGQQLRNRQQAFSNDFDCKPFSKSRNMVDIHLYTSYATNPQRLFVDQGLHSDILNDSLPYAAIVQQARMPAWYNEASLGYIIPSNTRWITQEYKFGFSSEQQTLISDLELVQDNGSIKGYEGDVGNDLRWWRNVLQASAKYSLNKGRFNASLFVPFIWQGIRYRQPEYALDNRDRQFFINPTGWVKYRINVEDHLQFSYRYNNNMGNISGVYRGAILTNYRSLRANDAGLQERSMSNASLNYSFQRAIIMLFINAGVAYTKTTVNSLYASIVTDNIQRSILLPYENDQSSLSANAGISKYIFALKSTVSVKGTFSQGRYNQFINDQFLPYDNNTTSLQATIESKPFGKFSLRYNGGSGWSNSRRRDLVTAAKTITNRMNRIDQHIVFGITPLKGVFMNFTARHLHSRQPQVSTVSYLFMDLNLRYKHKPWRTDFEFDLTNIGNVNTYELYRVSSNLFSADRYQIRGRMAMLRATFNL